AACTCCTTCAGGATAAAAAACACTATATTCTTTCTCTCCCGCCGGGACGGCGGGACGAGAAGGCCGCCGGATTTTGGAAGGCTTCGAAATCCGGCGGCAGTCTTTTCTCTCTTTTGGTCTCTCTCTGCGACCTCTGCGAACTCGAGCGAAGCGGGCGAGAGATAATGTCTTTTAGACGGATTTTTCCCAGCCCTGGCCGAAGTCGGCCAGCGGTCTCACCGCCGTCACTTCGAAGGTCACTGCCGCGTAGACCATTTTTGCCGCGGCTTCTCCCGCCTTTTCGACGAGTTGCCTGCGCATCGTGTCGACGGTGTCGCCCGATGTCTGGCATTCCGTCATCTTGAGGTACATTCTTACGCCTTTCCAATCAGGCAGGGCCTTGCCGGGCTCCATGATCATGTAGCAGGCATTGGGGTTCTCCTGCAGGTTGGCGAGGGTCCTGTTGTTGCCGAGGGCCATGATGATGGTCTTCTCGTCGACCATGCGGGGGGAACCGAAATAACCCGAGTTGACCTCGCCGGCCTTGTTGGCCGTGCTGAGAACTCCCAGGCGAGGCTGCTTGTTGAAGAACTCCATAAGACTTTTTGCCATGTCGCGCCTCCTCATCGTTTAGTGTTCCTGGATTGTGGAACTATTATAACAGAAGCGTGAGGGGGAAAGACAGTCTGATCTGGTGATTTCTTCCGCGTTACTCTTCGTCGGGTTCGGGCAGGACTTCGGAGATCTGGCGATACTCGCTCATGACCTTCCTCGTGAAAGAGGTGGTCTTGGCCTTTTCTTCGCCCCTGGGTTTTTTAACCTTGCCGGGGCCGGCGTTGTACGCATGGAGGGCCGATACGATGTTGTCGAACATGTCGCGCATCTTTGACAGGTAGCTCACGCCCATCCTGATGTTCTTCTCGGGCTCATGGAGGCATTTGGCCCCTTTTACCTCGACCCCGGACTCCCGGGCTATGATCCGTGCCGAGGAGGGGTTG
This DNA window, taken from Syntrophorhabdus sp., encodes the following:
- a CDS encoding pyridoxamine 5'-phosphate oxidase family protein — translated: MAKSLMEFFNKQPRLGVLSTANKAGEVNSGYFGSPRMVDEKTIIMALGNNRTLANLQENPNACYMIMEPGKALPDWKGVRMYLKMTECQTSGDTVDTMRRQLVEKAGEAAAKMVYAAVTFEVTAVRPLADFGQGWEKSV